The genomic DNA GCCGCTTCGCCACCGTCGTCCGCGGCGCCTACGGCGGCATGGAGGACGTGGAGGTCGCCGCCGTGTCGGTGGCCGGGACCCGCCCCTGCTTGGGCTTCGCCATCCGGTCGGGCCCGCGGCGGATCGCCGAGGGACGTCCCGGGGTCGGTCGGGAGGTGCCCCGCTCGGTGGAGCAGATGACCGAGCTCGTGGGCCGGGTCTCGATGAAGACCCTGGTCCGCGAGACGACGGACCTGATCGAGAAGCTCTGCATCGAGGCGGCGCTGCGGATCACCCGGGACAACCGGGCCTCGGCGGCCGAGATGCTCGGCCTGAGCCGGCAGGGCCTCTACGCCAAGATGCGCCGCTACGGCGTCGGCGACCTCGACGGCCCGGTCGAGGAGGCCTGACGGCCCCCGCCCCGGGGCGCGGCCGGCCGCGGGTCCCGTCCGGTTCATCCCCGCCCGGCCTGCCGGAGCCCCGCGCGGGCGCGCCGCGTCGGCCCGGAACCCGGTGCCGGAACCGGGTGCCTGAGCCGGGCGCCGAGTGGCTCGAGGATCCCGGAATCGTGCTCGCGTCCGAGGGGCGCCCGGGGCGCCCGGGGCGCCGCCGGAGCGCCGCCGTCGCGCCGGGACCCGCCCGCGCCGGGCGGGTCCGCCGCCGCGGTTCCCAGGTGTTTCGGATAATGTATTTCTGGGCCGCCGCTGTATTGATCCGACAAACGTCGCGCACACGTGGTCGCGTCGTGTAAATCTGGCTTGACACTCGGGCGGGCCCCGTTAGCCTCCCGCCATGACCGCTACGCCCGCCCCGAGCGCAGTCATCGAGCTGCTGAAGCCGCTCACGTGGTTCGCGCCGATGTGGGCCTTCGCCTGCGGGGTCATCTCCTCGGGCCAGCCGGCCAGCGGCCAGTGGCCGGTGATCGCCGCCGGCATCCTGCTGGCCGGCCCGCTGGTCTGCGCCACCAGCCAGGCCGCCAACGACTGGTTCGACCGCCACGTCGACGCGATCAACGAGCCGGACCGGCCGATCCCGTCCGGGCGGATCCCGGGCCGTTGGGGGCTCTACCTCGCCCTCGCCTGGACGGCCCTGTCGCTGGCGGTGGCCGCCGCCCTCGGGCCCTGGATCCTCGGGGCCGCCCTGTTCGGGCTCGCGCTCGCCTGGGTCTACTCGGCGCCGCCCGTGCGGCTGAAGCGGAACGGCTGGTGGGGCAACGCCGCGGTGGCGCTCTGCTACGAGGGTCTGCCCTGGTTCACCGGCGCCGCCGTCATGGCCGCCGCCCTGCCCGACCGGCGGGTGCTCCTGGTGGCGCTGCTCTACGCGGCCGGCGCCCACGGCATCATGACCCTCAACGACTTCAAGTCCGTGGAGGGCGACCGGCGGATGGGGCTGCTGTCGCTGCCGGTGCAGATGGGCTCCGCGCGCGCCGCGCGCTTCGCCTGCCTGGTCATGGCCCTGCCGCAGGTCGCGGTGATCGCGCTCCTCGCCGGCTGGGAGCGCTACTGGCACGCCGGCCTCGTGGCGGCGCTCCTCGCCGGCCAGGTCGCCCTGATGGCCCGGTTCCTCGAGAATCCCCGGGAGCGGGCGATCTGGTACAACGGCACCGGCACCACGCTCTACGTCCTCGGCATGCTGGTCGCGGCCTTCGCGCTGCGCCCGCTGGTGGGAGGCGCGTGATGGGGATCGAGTCGCGCGCGCGCCGTACGGGGGCTCTCGGTTCCTCCGCTGCGCAGCCGGTTTCAGGGCCGGGCGCGGGTCCCCTCTCCCGTGCGGGAGAGGGACAGGGTGAGGGGCGCGCTCGATCCGGAGAGTTCTCGACCCTCACCCCAACCCTCTCCCGCACGGGAGAGGGGGCGCGTCGCGGTTCTCGTGGGCGGGTGCCCGAGCAGCCTGGCGCGGCCGACGGCCTGGGCTGGCCCCAGATCGTCCGCCTCGGCCTCGTCCAGACCGCGCTGGGCAGCGTCGTCGTGCTGATGACCGCCACCCTCAACCGGGTCATGGTGGTGGAACTGGCGCTCCCCGCCTTCGTGCCGGGCCTGCTGGTCGCCCTGCACTACGCCGTGCAGGTCCTGCGCCCGCGCTGGGGCTACGGGTCCGACCGGAGCGGCCGGCGCACCCCGTGGATCGTCGGCGGCATGGCCGCCCTCTGCCTCGGCGGGTTCGGCGCCGCCTGCGGCACCGCGCTGGCGGCCGAGAACCTCGCCCTCGGGCTGGCGCTCGCCGCCCTCTCGTTCCTGTGCGTCGGCATGGGCGTCGGCGCGGCCGGGACCTCCCTCCTGGTCCTGCTGTCGGGCGGCGTCGCGCCGGCCCGGCGGGGCGCGGCCGCCACCGTCGTCTGGGTGATGATGATCGTCGGCTTCGCCGTCACGGCGCCGCTCGCCGGGCACTTCCTCGACCCGTTCTCCGGCCCGCGGCTCGTCGCGGTCTCGGGCACGGTCTCGCTCGTCGCCTTCGGCGTGGCGGCGCTCGCGCTCGCCGGCGTCGAGCGCCGCCTGCCGGTCCGGGCCCCCGAGCCCGCGGAGGCCCGCCGCCCGTTCTTCACCGTGCTGGCCCGGGTGCTGGCCGACCCCGTGGCCCGGACCTTCACGGTCTTCGTCTTCGTGTCGATGCTGGCCTACAGCGCCCAGGAGCTGATCCTGGAGCCCTATGCCGGCCTCGTCTTCGCGATGACCCCCGGCGCCACCACCAAGCTCGCCGGCCTCCAGCACGGCGGCGTGCTCGCCGGCATGCTGCTGGTGGCGGCGGTGACGCTCCTCGCCCGGGGCACCGCCCTCGCGTCCCTGCGGCTCTGGATCGGGATCGGCTGCGCCGGCTCGGCCGCCGCCCTGTTCGCCCTGGCGAGCGGCGCGGCGGCGGGATCGGGCTTCCCCCTGCGCACGACGGTCTTCGCCCTCGGGGTGGCCAACGGCGCCTACGCGGTCGCCGCCATCGGCTCGATGATGGCGCTCGCCGGCCGCGGCGACGCGCGGGAGCGCGGCACCCGCATGGGCGTCTGGGGCGCCGCGCAGGGCGTCGCCTTCGGCGCCGGCGGCTTCCTCGGAGCGGTGGCGGTCGACGCCGTCCGGCTCGTCACCGCCGAACCCGTCCAGGCCTACGCGGCGGTGTTCGCCGCGGAAGGGCTGCTGTTCCTCGTCGCGGTCGTCCTGGCGGCCCGGCTCGACTCAGCCCCGGCACCGGACCCGGTGCCGCTCGATCCTGCCTTCAGCGCGAGGTGAGGCCATGGCCCGGTTGGACGACGGCGGCCCCGGCCGCGACAGCTACGACGTCGTGGTGGTCGGCGGCGGGCCGGCCGGCGCCACGGCGGCGACCGACCTCGCCCGGGCCGGCCACGCGGTGCTGCTCCTCGACAAGCCCGGGCGGATCAAGCCCTGCGGCGGCGCGATCCCGCCGCGGCTGATCCGCGACTTCGCGATCCCCGACGCGCTCCTCGTCGCCAAGATCCGCTCGGCCCGGATGGTGGCGCCGAGCGGCAAGACCGTCGACATGCCGGTGGGCGAGGGCTTCGTCGGCATGGTCGACCGCGAGCATTTCGACCCGTGGCTGCGCGCCCGGGCCGCGGAGGCCGGCGCCGACCTGCGCGCGGCCGCCTTCGAGCGGATCACCCGGCCCGACGACGGGCCGCCGCTGGTCCACTTCACCACCGGCGCGGGGACCGGCCTCGCCCGCCACGCCGTCCGGGCGCGCCTCGTCGTCGGCGCCGACGGCGCCTGCTCGCCGGTCGGCCGCGCGGAGGTGCCGGGCCACGCCAGGATGCGGCAGGTCTTCGCCTATCACGAGATCCTCCGGGTGCCGGAGGCCGGCGCCCCCGGGGCCGGGTCGGTCGAGGCGACCCGCTGCGACGTCTACTACCAGGGCCGCCACTCGCCGGATTTCTACAGCTGGATCTTCCCCCACGGGGACACGCTGAGCATCGGCACCGGCAGCGCCCGGAAGGGCTTCTCCCTGCGCTCCTCGATCCGCGCTCTGCGGGTGGCGACCGGCCTCGACGGGGCCGAGACCGTCCGGCGCGAGGGCGCCCCCCTCCCCCTCAAGCCGCTGAAGCGCTGGGACAACGGCCGCGACGTGCTGCTGGCGGGCGATGCCGCCGGCGTCGTCGCCCCGGCCTCCGGGGAGGGCATCTACTACGCGATGCTGGGCGGGCGCCTCTCCGCCGAGGCCGCCGCCGCCTTCCTCGAGACCGGCGATGCCCGGGCGCTCGGGCGCGCGCGAAGACGGTTCATGAAGCTGCACGGGCGCGTGTTCTGGATCCTCGGGATGATGCAGTGGGTCTGGTACCGCAGCGACGGTCTGCGCGAGCGCTTCGTCTCGATCTGCCGGGACAAGGACGTCCAGCAGCTCACCTGGGACAGCTACATGAACAAGGAGCTGGTCCGCGCGAAGCCCGCCGCCCACGCGCGGATCTTCTTCAAGGACCTCGCCCACCTGTTCCGCTGGGTCTCGCCGTGAGCCTCGGCCTCGCCGATCTCGGGCCGCCCGCGGTGGCCGCCGCCGCCGCCGTGCTGGTGGCCGTGGCCGGCGGCCTCGCGACCACGACGGACACGTGGTACCGGCGCCTGCGGGTCCCGGCCTGGAAGCCGCCGGACTGGGCCTTCGGGCCGGTCTGGGCGGTGATCTTCGCGCTGACCGCCACCTCGGCGGTCCTCGCCTGGAGCGGCGCGGCCGACCCCGTCGCCCGGGGCGTGCTGATCGCCGCCTTCGCGGTGAACGGGGTGCTCAACATCGCCTGGAGCGTGCTGTTCTTCCGGTTCCGCCGGCCCGACTGGGCGCTCGCCGAGGTCGCGGCCCTGTGGCTGTCGATCGCCGTGCTGGTGCTGGTCACCGGCCGGATCTCCGTCGCGGCGGGCCTCATGAACCTGCCCTACCTCGCCTGGGTCAGCGTCGCCGCCTGCCTGAACCTGCGGATCGTGCGCCTCAACGCGCCCTTCGGGGAGCCGGCGTGATGGAGCCGCCGCTCGCCGCCGCCCTCGCCGCCGCCTTCGCCTCGGGCCGGATCGTCGACGGGATCCTCCTGCTCGTCGCCCTGGAGGCCCTCGTCCTCGCCTGGCTCAGCCGCCGGGGCGGGCCGCCGCTGCCGTCCCTGCTGGCCACGCTCGCCTCCGGCGCCGCGCTGATGCTGGCCCTGCGGGCGGCGCTGGCGGGGGCCGGCTTCGTCGCGGTCGCCGGGTGGATGCTCGCCGGGCTCGCCGCCCATCTGGCCGATCTCGGCCTGCGCTTCCGGTCCGCCACGGCACATCGCCGCAGCCCGGCGCCGCCCGGAACAACGCCCCGAACGGCCGCGTTCACGCGCGTCACAAATCTCAAACAGCTCTAAACTCGGGATGGGAGACGCGGCATGCAGCGCACGAGAGCCCTCTCCTCCGGCCGCCTGCCGCCGATCCGGACGGCGCCGATCCTGGGGAGCCTGTTCCTGGCGAGCCTGTTCCCGGCCGCGCCGGCGCTGGCGCAGGACGGGTCGGCCGACCAGATCGCGCGCGGCAAGTATCTCGTGACCATGGGCGACTGCGCGGCCTGCCACACGGCGCCGGGCGGCAAGTACCTCGCCGGCAACTACGCGCTGAACATGCCCTTCGGCGTGATCATGACCCCCAACCTCACCCCCGACAAGGAGACCGGCCTCGGCAACTGGAGCTACGCCGACTTCGACCAGGCGTTCCGGCACGGCTACAGCAAGAACGTCGGCTACCTCTACCCGGCCTTCCCGTTCGGCTGGTTCACCAAGGTCACCGACGAGGACACCCAGGCGATCTGGGCCTACCTGCAATCGGTCCCGGCCGTGAACGAGAAGCGGCAGGAGAGCCAGATCCCGTTCCCGTTCAGCGTCCGCACGGCGCTGGTGACGTGGCGGACGGCCTTCTTCACCGACGAGCGCTTCAAGCCCGACCCGAAGGCCAGCGCCGAGGTGAACCGCGGCGCCTACCTGGTGGAGGGCCTCGGCCACTGCGCCATGTGCCACAACGAGAACAAGCTCGTCGGCAATTCGAGCTTCGCGGGCCGGTTCGGCGGCGGCGTGATCGACGGCTGGTACGCCCCCAACATCACCCCGGACGGCCACCAGGGCATCGGTGCCTGGACCGACGAGCAGGTGGTGACCTACCTCAAGACCGGCACCGCCCCGGGCGACCGGCCGGGCGTCGCCGCCGGCCCGATGCGCCAGACCATCATGGAATCCCTCTCCAAGGTGAAGGAGGAGGACCTCAAGGCCATGGTCGCGTACCTGCGCACCGTGCCGGCCAAGCAGACCTACAAGCCGAAGGACCTCACGGCCTTCGACACGCCCGACGCGCCGGGCGCCTCCACCTACTTGACCTACTGCTCCTCGTGCCACCAGCCCGACGGCAAGGGCATCGAGGGCGCGGTCCCGGCGCTCGCCGGCAACACCTCGGTCCAGTCCGACGGGCCCGAGACGGTGCTGCGGGTGATCTACGGCGGCCTCGCCGCCCAGAGCGGGCTGGCCCCGATGGTGGCGATCGGCCAGCAGATGACCGATGTCGAGGTGAAGAACGTCACCGACTACATCCGCAATTCCTGGGGCAACAGGGCGCCGCCGGTGACCGGCGACAAGGCCTCGGAGGCGCGCGCCGCCACCCGGACCATGCTGGCCGGCACCGCCCCCTGCGCGGAGATCGAGCAGGACAAGCTCAAGGCCGCCTTCGAGAAGCTCGGCATCCAGGCGAGCCTGACCGGACTGAAGCAGCAGGACTTCGTCCCGACCCTCGCCCGGCTGGTCCAGCAGGTGAAGGCGGAGCCGACCGGCGTCACCGACGACGACATCGTCAACGGCCTGACCACGGCCTTCTGCAAGGTCGGCCGCGACGACCCGCAATACGGCAAGCCGAGCTGGCCCGCGGTGATCGGCACCTTCGCCAACGTCGCCTACAGCCAAGTGAAGCACCCGGAGAAGCAGGCCGCCAACGTCCCCTCCGCCACCACGCCGCCGGCCAGGAACTGAGGCGCCGCCGCGCGGCCCCGGCAGGCCGGGGCTGTCGCGGCCGGATCGGGCGGAACGGATGAAACCGTGTGCCGTTGGAGCCGGGACGTGCCTACCTCGCGCCCGGAGTCCCCGTGTCCAGCCTCGTCCGCATCCTGCTCGCGATCTTCTTCCCGCCGATCGCCGTGCTCGTCACCACGGGCTTCGGCCTGCAGTTCCTGCTGAACATCCTGCTGTGGATCCTCGGCTGGCTGCCCGGCACGGTCCACGCCCTGTGGCTGATGAACCGCGACCGTCCGCTGGTCTGAGCCGTCAGGGCTTCCGGCCCTCGGGCTCGCCCTTCCGGAGGGCGGGCTTCGCCTCCGCCTTCCCGTCACCCTTCCCCTTCCCGTCGCCCTTCGCCTCGACCCTGGCGGTCCTCACCGCGTGGGCCTTGGCGGCCCGCGGCGCGCCCGTCTCGGCGGCGTGGGCGAGCTTCGCCGGCTCCGGCGCCGCCGCGGCGTCGACCGGAGGGGCCGGGGGCGCCGCCGGGGCCGGCTTGTCCTTGGCGAAGAGCTGACCGAACAGCTTCTGGTAGCTGCTCGCATCGCCGTCCGCGTCCGCGACGGCGATCCGGGCGGGCTTGTCGGGCAGGGCCGCCGTGGTCTCGACCTGCGCGCCGGGATCGGCGCGGTTCGCCATGAGGGTCGTGGGCGCCGCGGGCGCCGCCGGCTCGCGCCCGTGCCCCTTGCCGCCGGCCTTCGCGGCCCGGGCGGGCACCTCCGGCTCGGCGCCGGCCAGCATCGTGGGCCGGCCCTTCGGGCCGACCTCGATCTCCTGCGGGCCCGCCGCCAGGGTCTCGGGGCGGCTCACGTCGCCGAGATTGTGCCGGCCGTACTCCT from Methylobacterium radiotolerans JCM 2831 includes the following:
- the chlG gene encoding chlorophyll synthase ChlG, whose amino-acid sequence is MTATPAPSAVIELLKPLTWFAPMWAFACGVISSGQPASGQWPVIAAGILLAGPLVCATSQAANDWFDRHVDAINEPDRPIPSGRIPGRWGLYLALAWTALSLAVAAALGPWILGAALFGLALAWVYSAPPVRLKRNGWWGNAAVALCYEGLPWFTGAAVMAAALPDRRVLLVALLYAAGAHGIMTLNDFKSVEGDRRMGLLSLPVQMGSARAARFACLVMALPQVAVIALLAGWERYWHAGLVAALLAGQVALMARFLENPRERAIWYNGTGTTLYVLGMLVAAFALRPLVGGA
- a CDS encoding BCD family MFS transporter — translated: MGIESRARRTGALGSSAAQPVSGPGAGPLSRAGEGQGEGRARSGEFSTLTPTLSRTGEGARRGSRGRVPEQPGAADGLGWPQIVRLGLVQTALGSVVVLMTATLNRVMVVELALPAFVPGLLVALHYAVQVLRPRWGYGSDRSGRRTPWIVGGMAALCLGGFGAACGTALAAENLALGLALAALSFLCVGMGVGAAGTSLLVLLSGGVAPARRGAAATVVWVMMIVGFAVTAPLAGHFLDPFSGPRLVAVSGTVSLVAFGVAALALAGVERRLPVRAPEPAEARRPFFTVLARVLADPVARTFTVFVFVSMLAYSAQELILEPYAGLVFAMTPGATTKLAGLQHGGVLAGMLLVAAVTLLARGTALASLRLWIGIGCAGSAAALFALASGAAAGSGFPLRTTVFALGVANGAYAVAAIGSMMALAGRGDARERGTRMGVWGAAQGVAFGAGGFLGAVAVDAVRLVTAEPVQAYAAVFAAEGLLFLVAVVLAARLDSAPAPDPVPLDPAFSAR
- a CDS encoding geranylgeranyl diphosphate reductase, which translates into the protein MARLDDGGPGRDSYDVVVVGGGPAGATAATDLARAGHAVLLLDKPGRIKPCGGAIPPRLIRDFAIPDALLVAKIRSARMVAPSGKTVDMPVGEGFVGMVDREHFDPWLRARAAEAGADLRAAAFERITRPDDGPPLVHFTTGAGTGLARHAVRARLVVGADGACSPVGRAEVPGHARMRQVFAYHEILRVPEAGAPGAGSVEATRCDVYYQGRHSPDFYSWIFPHGDTLSIGTGSARKGFSLRSSIRALRVATGLDGAETVRREGAPLPLKPLKRWDNGRDVLLAGDAAGVVAPASGEGIYYAMLGGRLSAEAAAAFLETGDARALGRARRRFMKLHGRVFWILGMMQWVWYRSDGLRERFVSICRDKDVQQLTWDSYMNKELVRAKPAAHARIFFKDLAHLFRWVSP
- a CDS encoding TspO/MBR family protein — translated: MSLGLADLGPPAVAAAAAVLVAVAGGLATTTDTWYRRLRVPAWKPPDWAFGPVWAVIFALTATSAVLAWSGAADPVARGVLIAAFAVNGVLNIAWSVLFFRFRRPDWALAEVAALWLSIAVLVLVTGRISVAAGLMNLPYLAWVSVAACLNLRIVRLNAPFGEPA
- a CDS encoding c-type cytochrome, which gives rise to MQRTRALSSGRLPPIRTAPILGSLFLASLFPAAPALAQDGSADQIARGKYLVTMGDCAACHTAPGGKYLAGNYALNMPFGVIMTPNLTPDKETGLGNWSYADFDQAFRHGYSKNVGYLYPAFPFGWFTKVTDEDTQAIWAYLQSVPAVNEKRQESQIPFPFSVRTALVTWRTAFFTDERFKPDPKASAEVNRGAYLVEGLGHCAMCHNENKLVGNSSFAGRFGGGVIDGWYAPNITPDGHQGIGAWTDEQVVTYLKTGTAPGDRPGVAAGPMRQTIMESLSKVKEEDLKAMVAYLRTVPAKQTYKPKDLTAFDTPDAPGASTYLTYCSSCHQPDGKGIEGAVPALAGNTSVQSDGPETVLRVIYGGLAAQSGLAPMVAIGQQMTDVEVKNVTDYIRNSWGNRAPPVTGDKASEARAATRTMLAGTAPCAEIEQDKLKAAFEKLGIQASLTGLKQQDFVPTLARLVQQVKAEPTGVTDDDIVNGLTTAFCKVGRDDPQYGKPSWPAVIGTFANVAYSQVKHPEKQAANVPSATTPPARN
- a CDS encoding YqaE/Pmp3 family membrane protein, with the protein product MSSLVRILLAIFFPPIAVLVTTGFGLQFLLNILLWILGWLPGTVHALWLMNRDRPLV